The genomic window ttaagtccacaacaattttccgctaaagtccacaacgccgctaaagtccacaaaatttccgctaaagtccacaaactgacctccgctaaagtccacaagaaaacaccgttaaagtccacaacaacaagttccgctaaagtccacaaaaaagcaccgttaaagtccaaacattttttttttcattatcaaaagacaattttctgttttttacaccCGATATTATAGATCTAATTAAAGCACGGACTTTTGTTCTTAGAAAGTATTTCTTGTcagcataaattatatttttgatgaatGAAAAAATTATAGTATTTGTTTTATCGATTTTTATGCGATTTTCtatcaatcaaacagacaacatttctgAAAAGTTATCTAACTATTATactcttttcattttttagtaaatatttgttcatCCACAAGAAACTCCAACATAGCGTTCTCTTTATGTATATGCTGGAGACATACTTTGGAgcctatatttgatatttaaatttcctttgcaatatctataaaacataagTAAGATTTCCATTCAGTGTCTGTTAGGTTCCACAGCAGCCAAAACGGTCCGTAAATCTCAAAAATAGACTTGGATCCATCATGTTcttttttgaaatcaaaataatgataaagaataccacacattcatgcattttgtggtgctcagcagatttccatcactctttggtttgcatataaaaaaagaagatatggtatgattgacaatgagacaactgtccacaagagaccaaaatgacacagacattataaacaactgtttgttttgttttcaaaaaggaaaatgaatttgtttcagaatgaaagatgaattgaataaattatacgcggatgtggttctgtattgtgtattatccatgatgagttttttttcaacaatgctacatgtatatatatgttccagacacTAAGAGTATATCTGATTTGAACCCTTACGCGTACAATGTGGACCATATAAGTATACCTGAACGTATACTCGTACCGTATGCGTATACTCGTATGGTTTAGTATGAGGTCGACCATACATGTGCATTTGTCAAATTTATCAAgagtcagaaaatgaaataaaaactttaaccaaataaactagagtctctaaagagcctgtgtcgctcacctgttttTACTGATCCTTtggaaatcatttaaaataaggttaaaatcataatttatagtacaagatatcattagatactataataatatctaagataatagcaaagaactcaggggcagcaacccaacaactggttgtctgaaaatttcagggcagatatatctaaatatgatgaacatttttgccaccgtcagatttgctctaaatgcttcagtttcagagatataaaccaaaaactgattttaccctatgtactatttttagccatgtatGCCATCTTCGTTcgcgggcagggtcatcggacacatttttttaactatatactcttatgatgattgtggataagtttagTTACATGCACTTTGTTTAAGTAAtttcagaggggaagatttttgtaaaagttaacgatgacgacgacgacgccggacgacgccgaacgcaaagtgatgagaaaagctcacttggcccttcgggctaggtgagctaaaaagtgacgctacattttttagtatgaaattaagttcaaatgctcaaattgcaattgaagttatggaagtacatacatgtatattttggaagATAAGTTTTTAGAACATTTAGGAACGTTGTACTTCAAAAACCGATAAGCCAGTAAAGTAAAATGGTCAGAAGTATTTGTCACCTATAATTAGTTGTTATACATATATCATGAAATCTACGGgtatttttcataacaaatattaggaactatttcatgtaagattttaatcaaaattagtaccaatagaagcagacctctcataggtttatttgtttatttggtaatttatttattttgaagcgttaattctcaatttctgatgatataacacaaagtttatatcttatccaaaaaatttgatttacaccaaaaatgaaaaacaaaactaaccgaagaaaagtatgaccaaataaaaaaaaacttgccgaCGTATTTGTGTGTTGAGAAATCCAGAACTAATAAAAATAAGTGTCTATGAGCATTGGAGGGTGTGGAAATAGGATAAAGACAGGATGTGGATATAGAATAAAGGCGATAGGAACGTTCATCTTGcaatctcattaaaatccgaTGTTCTGATACGCTACCCTGACTGTTTTTCTAGCAATGGCAAACTTTAactttgccaaaatcatccatgcacagacaaataattaaaatttcatcaaagatACCACGTTTAGTACTCGGGTTTTCGATGCTGTAATCAATCAACTGAAAATTAATCGGTCTACAGTGACATCCATTTAGCCTAATAAAGGGGATTACGCGCGAGGATAGATTAGTGGAGGGTAGCGTATTTTAATGAGTGGAGGGTAGCGTATCAGAACAtcggattttaatgagattgGTTTATCTTGCATTGAACCCGAACACCAACAATTGTTGAACTATCCTATAGtcatattgattgataaaatgtacgtcacatcaaagttcacggtatcgctttcagagttaatttcgtttctttagtctcttttaaagatactttttttagtattttgaaaaggctaaatggaagactagtatgaagttttaagctgaaacttttacgaattatataatatcaaagaatgtttctgttcttttcaatacaattttattggtttaatactgtagaacagatttagcgttttgtgagtttatagaaattaatcttgtgagtaattttacatgtgattaaaacactttaccaagataaacaactagtgtatgtatattttcttaagccccatttatggacattggtttttccttttgaatggttttacacttgtaattgttgaggacttttatagctggctgttccgtgtgagccaaggttccgtgttgaaggccgtaccttgacctataatggtcttttataaattttaacttggatagagagttgtcttattggcactgtgactcataccacatcttcctatatcgatcaAATCAGGTTTTGATGTGACATTTTGGTAGAAACCCATTCAACGCATCGATATCTGATactaatcgataaaaatataacttaaagcatacaatattttcttttttatttggaatttatcatactggcttcatttttccgttctgaaaatcataacagaaattaataacgttaAACGTTGGTTAAAAGTTTTGCGACAGGAGACCTTTGGGAATTCataaacttagtatttttttgtttaatgatataatcaagattgttgcatgccgttcaaatgttatagattaggaggcacatttgctttgtacattaattatgtcaaaaagtgattatatgcaaagaataagagaaaaaaattacttgttgAATGCGGTAATAATAAATAAcgaatttacaaactttttagaaatgatgtccaaattggccatcaagatcaaaattgatagaacaaaatcatataccgatactgtacttttttcatgtatcaaactgataaaaaaaaaaaaactaccgagaagaaaggccaatgctttgtattgtattaacgggataaaaataacgaataatatgtttttaacaataaaaaaattggtgtggactttaacggttcttttttgtggactttagcggaacttgttattgtggactttaacggcgttttcttgtggactttagcggaggtaattttttggactttagcggaaagtttgtggactttagcggcgttgtggactttagcggaaatttgttgtggactttagcggtgttgtggactttagaggaattgtggactttaacggtgccacaactACATATTAATCTTCACAACAACAAATTTAATACTAGATCGATTTCAGTTTAGAGCTTCCAACGATTTTATCTAGTCATGGATTAAAGTAACCAACATGATTTACTTCGCTATTTAACTAACGCAACTAACCACGTTACCAGACTTATTTAAAATGTTTCTATACACTTCTATTTAAATGCTGTTTAAACTATACACCCTTTTATATATCGATCTCAATGATTTCACATTTGGTATGATGTTTTTTTTCGGCTTCAATCTATAAGCCAAACGTCTAACGTCTACCAAATATACAAGGAAAACTACCCTCtaataatttaaacaaacatttacgcACTCTTTTGCTGAAAAATAAATACCACGTAGATGAAACAAATGCATTtgcataaaataaaaactttaaaaataaaaatatataaactcttGTCGCTATAGATTCCGATCTGGCGGTAGCATACGGCACACTACATATTATTAAAGGGAGTGAACTCAATAAATATCCTGTAAACATGATAAAGCTATTCTTTGTGGCACTGCGGACACTTATTCTGTCTCGTCTTAGTGTTTGATTTCTCAAAGCTGAATTGTTTTTCATCATTTGAAATCTCTGTAGGTCAGCGTTTGGTGAAATATCTGTAAAATCGATTCTAGAAGTCCTCGATTGTGTTGAAGCATTGCTAAGAGTGGCCTGTAGCGGTCGTTTGGAGTTGGCCATCGATTGAGCCAGGATTGGATTTTGTAAAGCGAATACCTCTTCAAATGTcaccatattttcatttttctggTAATGGACAACGGTTTCCTCACTGTCAGCGCATTGTATAGTATATACCTGGAGGGAGCCATTTTGACTTGGTATGTTTGGCTCTATCTGATAATGGTTTTGGGGATCACATGTGTCTTCTGAAGATAAACTCATAGCCCTTGATATGggcaaaattttatttgatgTCTTTGGTTTGATGATATTAAGTTCTTTTGATATCGTATAATAAGATGATAACGTTGAAATTAAAGCAACCACATAAAAAAAGCAGATGATGACAGCCATGCAAATTTTTCCTGGTTCTGGAAGATAATCCGATTCTTGGCAT from Mytilus galloprovincialis chromosome 5, xbMytGall1.hap1.1, whole genome shotgun sequence includes these protein-coding regions:
- the LOC143076126 gene encoding uncharacterized protein LOC143076126, producing the protein MDSENITEGNILMEETNSTKLLEWEISYEAQIISAVYLSTGMFIGLITNTLLILVICLSPTLRTPPNYHLVNISFNNLLLSICMIFSTLSVFGVQDHDDNFFVAIQLFITQHCTTQYFATFASIGIYRNITLSKPTLSLRIRKRIVRRSISISWFLTCLLSLIFTITFMDKDSLLCITLTPFQKSFVICQESDYLPEPGKICMAVIICFFYVVALISTLSSYYTISKELNIIKPKTSNKILPISRAMSLSSEDTCDPQNHYQIEPNIPSQNGSLQVYTIQCADSEETVVHYQKNENMVTFEEVFALQNPILAQSMANSKRPLQATLSNASTQSRTSRIDFTDISPNADLQRFQMMKNNSALRNQTLRRDRISVRSATKNSFIMFTGYLLSSLPLIICSVPYATARSESIATRVYIFLFLKFLFYANAFVSSTWYLFFSKRVRKCLFKLLEGSFPCIFGRR